From one Acidobacteriota bacterium genomic stretch:
- a CDS encoding ABC transporter ATP-binding protein has protein sequence MAPTRQLLQRLVPYLRPHLPWAIAALGLVTLSSLFGLLTPWPIKIIVDNVLAGAPLPSWLDAPLGSWADEPRGLLLLVVLASLLLTVIQRLIDLLNAYVKTRLDNNLLLDFRSDLFQHAQKLSLAYHSSRRIGDTLNRINTQSAAIGQVSLAFLPLTQSLITLVGMFWVAFLLDAELALLSLVVVPFIYYSIGFYASRIEPRVREVRQMEADSLSIISEAMSMLRVILAFGRENYTQERFNEHSRRSLDSRLRLTLRQSTFAFVVGLLAAAGTALVLGVGALHVLEGEITVGLLLVVLTYIGSVYTPLQVISGTLGSLQERLVDLNLALEVLDLEPEIDDLPQAYQISRARGEVRYQQVSFSYDGRRETLRDIDFTVQPGETVAVVGPTGAGKTTLLSLLMRFYAPRQGRIMLDGRDIRMITLRSLRSQISLVTQEPLLFAGSVADNIRFADLEASQGEVEKAARAAHAHDFISRLPHGYRTPVGELGSRLSSGEKQRLCIARAFLKDAPVLILDEPTASVDVDTEAVILKALERLRGGRTTFMIAHRLSTVRRADRIMVLQDGRICESGAHDELMTGGGLYQRMVEAG, from the coding sequence ATGGCGCCCACCCGTCAATTGCTGCAGCGCCTGGTTCCTTACCTGCGTCCCCATTTGCCCTGGGCCATCGCAGCGCTGGGATTGGTGACTCTTTCCTCCCTCTTCGGCTTGCTCACTCCCTGGCCCATCAAGATCATCGTCGACAACGTGCTGGCCGGCGCCCCCCTGCCGTCGTGGCTGGACGCCCCGCTGGGATCATGGGCCGATGAACCCCGCGGCCTGCTGCTGCTGGTGGTCCTGGCCTCGCTGCTTCTGACCGTGATTCAGCGTCTCATCGACCTGCTCAACGCCTACGTCAAGACGCGCCTCGACAACAACCTGCTGCTCGACTTCCGCAGCGACCTCTTCCAGCACGCGCAGAAGCTGTCGCTGGCCTACCATTCCTCGCGCCGCATCGGAGACACTCTCAACCGCATCAACACTCAGTCAGCCGCCATCGGCCAGGTGTCGCTGGCCTTCCTGCCCTTGACCCAGAGCCTCATCACGCTGGTGGGCATGTTCTGGGTGGCTTTTCTGCTGGACGCCGAACTGGCTCTGCTTTCCCTGGTGGTGGTGCCCTTCATCTACTACTCCATCGGCTTCTATGCCAGCCGCATCGAGCCGCGCGTGCGCGAGGTGCGCCAGATGGAAGCCGATTCGCTCTCCATCATCAGCGAAGCCATGTCCATGCTGAGGGTGATCCTGGCCTTCGGACGCGAGAATTACACCCAGGAACGCTTCAACGAACACAGCCGCCGCTCGCTCGATTCCCGCCTGCGGCTGACGCTGCGCCAAAGCACCTTCGCCTTCGTGGTGGGACTGCTGGCCGCCGCCGGAACGGCGCTGGTGCTGGGTGTCGGAGCCCTGCACGTGCTGGAGGGCGAAATCACCGTGGGATTGCTGCTGGTGGTGCTCACCTACATCGGCTCGGTCTACACTCCCTTGCAGGTCATCAGCGGCACCCTCGGCTCACTGCAGGAGCGCCTGGTCGATCTCAACCTGGCCCTGGAGGTGCTCGACCTGGAGCCAGAAATCGACGATCTGCCACAGGCCTATCAGATCTCGCGGGCGCGCGGGGAAGTCCGCTACCAGCAGGTGTCTTTTTCCTACGATGGACGGCGCGAGACCCTGCGCGACATCGACTTCACCGTCCAGCCGGGGGAAACGGTGGCCGTGGTGGGACCCACCGGCGCCGGCAAGACCACCCTGCTCAGCCTCTTGATGCGCTTTTACGCTCCCCGGCAAGGACGCATCATGCTGGACGGACGGGACATCCGCATGATCACCTTGCGCTCGCTGCGCAGCCAGATCAGTCTCGTTACTCAAGAACCGCTGCTCTTTGCGGGCAGCGTGGCCGACAATATCCGCTTCGCTGATCTGGAGGCTTCGCAGGGAGAGGTCGAGAAAGCCGCCCGCGCCGCTCATGCTCACGACTTCATTTCCCGTCTGCCCCACGGATATCGCACTCCCGTGGGCGAACTCGGCTCCAGGCTATCGAGCGGAGAAAAACAGCGTCTCTGCATAGCCCGCGCCTTTCTCAAGGACGCACCGGTGCTCATCCTCGACGAGCCCACCGCTTCGGTGGACGTCGACACCGAAGCCGTCATCTTGAAGGCCCTGGAACGCCTGCGCGGCGGACGCACCACCTTCATGATCGCCCACCGCCTCTCCACCGTCCGCCGCGCCGACCGCATCATGGTGCTGCAAGACGGACGGATCTGTGAAAGCGGAGCCCACGACGAACTGATGACGGGCGGCGGCCTCTACCAACGCATGGTGGAGGCGGGATGA
- a CDS encoding glycosyltransferase family 2 protein translates to MRPCRPATEGTSLLGDDLPIHLSSRWPHTLPESTLQAALNAPPARFSNASDAPQLSIVIPVHNQLAVTQLCLHSLAVSLQEESCQVIVVDNASSDGTQEMLEKLVELNPCCRAILNDRNHGFAPAVNRGLAQAEGDILVILNNDTLLPPGWLRGLRRALEDPSVGLAGPCTNKSGNESEIPVEYRTWGELALFTQRLTHQYTGKNKQSPLLDLPMLSMFCLAMSRKTYRCLGPLDERFQIGMFEDDDYSRRARQMGLRTVCVEDSFVHHFGQATFSSTGDAGEYQRLMEINRRRYERKWGRPWRPHGRRQDLAYQRLRRQIVGEAEGCLSSEAALLVAAKGDERLLQMLNRRCRHILGGPGGEYAGHHPEDSAAIIEQVRRGREEGFTYLLLPQTTLWWLDHYRGLADYLTAEAQLVLDRPQCLKLFHLHASAGGGGS, encoded by the coding sequence ATGAGGCCTTGCCGACCAGCGACGGAGGGAACGTCTCTGCTGGGGGACGATCTGCCCATCCACCTGAGCAGCCGCTGGCCTCACACGCTCCCCGAAAGTACCCTGCAGGCCGCCCTCAACGCCCCCCCGGCCAGGTTCTCCAACGCCTCGGACGCGCCCCAGCTCTCCATCGTGATTCCCGTCCACAATCAGTTGGCCGTCACCCAGCTCTGCCTTCATTCCCTGGCCGTGTCCTTGCAGGAGGAAAGCTGCCAGGTCATCGTGGTCGACAACGCCTCCAGCGACGGGACCCAAGAGATGCTCGAGAAGCTTGTCGAACTCAATCCCTGCTGCCGGGCCATCCTCAATGACCGCAACCACGGCTTCGCTCCCGCCGTCAACCGGGGACTCGCCCAAGCTGAAGGCGACATTCTGGTCATCCTCAACAACGACACCCTGCTGCCTCCTGGGTGGTTGCGGGGATTGCGGCGGGCTCTGGAGGACCCTTCGGTGGGGCTGGCGGGACCCTGCACCAACAAGTCAGGCAACGAGTCCGAGATTCCCGTCGAGTACCGCACCTGGGGGGAGCTGGCTCTCTTCACCCAACGCTTAACACATCAATACACAGGAAAAAATAAGCAATCTCCTCTTCTCGACCTGCCCATGCTCTCGATGTTCTGCCTGGCCATGAGCCGGAAGACCTATCGCTGCCTCGGGCCCTTGGACGAACGATTTCAGATCGGCATGTTCGAGGACGACGATTATTCGCGCCGGGCGCGGCAGATGGGACTGCGCACGGTGTGCGTGGAGGACTCCTTCGTACACCATTTCGGGCAGGCCACTTTCTCCTCCACCGGAGATGCCGGCGAATACCAGCGCCTGATGGAGATCAACCGCCGCCGCTACGAGCGCAAGTGGGGCCGTCCCTGGCGGCCTCATGGCCGGCGCCAAGACCTGGCCTATCAGCGCCTGCGCCGTCAGATCGTGGGCGAGGCCGAGGGCTGTCTCAGCTCCGAGGCCGCCCTGTTGGTGGCCGCCAAGGGCGACGAGCGGCTGCTGCAAATGCTCAATCGGCGCTGCCGTCATATTCTCGGCGGACCCGGGGGCGAATACGCCGGGCACCATCCGGAGGATTCCGCCGCCATCATCGAGCAGGTGCGGAGGGGACGCGAGGAGGGCTTCACCTATTTGCTGCTGCCGCAGACCACGCTGTGGTGGCTCGATCACTACCGCGGTCTGGCCGACTACCTGACCGCCGAGGCGCAGCTTGTGCTCGACCGTCCCCAGTGCCTGAAGCTCTTTCACCTGCATGCGTCCGCCGGAGGGGGCGGCTCATGA
- a CDS encoding glycosyltransferase, with protein MSASSPPRIVVAGAVAQKPGKAGHAWVFLQYLLGLRDLGFRPLFIDQVHDPLQEEQRLWFQRVLSFPDPPLEGVLLDAQGGVAALSRSLREAGARADCAALVEESVALINVQGYLRDGELMQAARRRIFLDIDPGFTQMWQDLGLTDFLDGHHAYATVGGRIGRDDCPIPACGKSWIHFLPPVHLPSWPPVSRPSSGLTSVISWRGAYGPLEYRGRTYGLRVHEFRRFWDLPSGIDDVRFQLAIDLSPADETDRESLISRGWEVLPSREAAGDLDSYRDYIGSSLGEFLVAKNIYVDTRCGWFSDRSACYLASGRPVLAQDTGLGDRLPAGEGLLIFSTPQEATRQIRRLLDDYPAHARAARRLAERHLDARRVLRRLLEQAGVEPC; from the coding sequence ATGAGCGCCTCCTCGCCTCCCCGCATCGTCGTGGCCGGAGCCGTGGCCCAAAAGCCGGGCAAGGCCGGGCACGCTTGGGTCTTCTTGCAGTACCTGCTGGGCCTGCGCGACCTGGGCTTCCGTCCGCTTTTCATCGACCAGGTCCATGACCCCTTGCAGGAGGAACAGAGGCTTTGGTTCCAGCGGGTGCTGTCTTTCCCCGACCCGCCGCTGGAGGGCGTGCTGCTGGACGCCCAAGGTGGCGTTGCCGCTTTGTCGCGCTCTTTGAGAGAAGCGGGGGCGCGGGCGGATTGCGCGGCGCTGGTCGAAGAGTCGGTGGCCTTGATCAACGTGCAGGGCTATCTGCGCGATGGGGAACTGATGCAGGCCGCCCGCCGCCGCATTTTCCTCGACATCGACCCGGGGTTTACCCAAATGTGGCAGGACTTGGGCCTGACCGACTTCCTCGACGGCCACCACGCCTACGCCACCGTGGGCGGACGCATCGGCCGCGACGACTGCCCCATACCCGCCTGCGGCAAGTCCTGGATACACTTTCTGCCGCCCGTCCACCTGCCGTCCTGGCCGCCCGTCTCCCGGCCTTCCTCCGGGCTGACCTCGGTGATTTCCTGGCGAGGGGCCTATGGTCCGCTGGAGTACCGGGGCCGGACCTACGGACTGCGGGTGCACGAGTTCCGCCGCTTCTGGGACCTGCCCTCAGGAATCGACGATGTCCGCTTTCAGCTCGCCATCGATCTCAGTCCGGCCGACGAGACCGACCGCGAGAGCCTGATATCCCGTGGATGGGAAGTGCTGCCGTCGCGGGAGGCTGCCGGCGATTTGGACTCCTATCGTGACTACATCGGCTCTTCGCTGGGCGAGTTCCTGGTGGCCAAGAACATCTACGTCGACACCCGCTGTGGGTGGTTCTCCGACCGCAGCGCCTGCTACCTGGCATCGGGACGTCCGGTCCTGGCCCAAGACACCGGACTCGGCGATCGGCTGCCGGCGGGAGAGGGACTCCTCATCTTCTCGACTCCCCAAGAGGCCACCCGCCAGATTCGCCGCCTCCTCGACGACTACCCGGCCCACGCCCGCGCCGCCCGCCGCCTGGCCGAGAGGCACCTTGACGCCCGGCGAGTGCTGCGCCGCCTTCTCGAGCAAGCTGGAGTGGAACCATGCTAG
- a CDS encoding glycosyltransferase, which yields MHLEVSMLYSDSSSSSAHLNSAPLTVQGKFFSRASQKVYLRGVTYGPLGAAGQEYGDRQRVEADLEAMRRNHVNTLRTYTLPPRWLLDLAHRQGLLVLLGIPWEQHVAFLDTYSMRRAIRRRVVAAVEEWADHPAVMGFTLGNEIPASIVRWHGAGRVEAFLYRLYRLAKRAAPHTLLTYVNYPTTEYLQLNFLDFAAFNLYLERQEDLQSYLPRLQNLAGHLPFVMAEVGLDSRRNGLKTQASALQWQLRSIYESGAAGAFVFSWTDRWHRGGEEILDWEFGLTDRQGCPKPALQSVAEFFGEAPFGARRWPSFSVLVCVYNGARTIRQCIRTVLELDYPDFELVVVDDGSDDQTPRILQVLAEEVGESRFRVFRTPNRGLSAARNLGMEEARGEYLAYLDADAYPDPQWLRYLAIDFTRNGRAALGGPNVPPPEDGFISQCVAQAPGAPTHILLSDEEAEHVPGCNMAFRKRALQAIGGFDVRFRVAGDDVDVCWRLQEEGWSIGFSPAALVWHHYRSGLRAYWRQQRGYGRAETLLEQKWPEKYNDLGQIIWDGRIYNAPPSPGRSRIYHGVWGSELFQSIYQPKPSSLQSFLLTPEWYMVAGLLALLGALAGLWPPLLYALPLLAAGTLIPLSVALRGASRRAQRRHDLRGLKRLAFLLMLAFLHLLQPLARLRGRLGRGLRLWPRRRLRLAWPLPRTHCLWKESWTAPETSLRELEAALMERDAIVRRGGDFDRWDLEVRNGVIGSLRIHMAVEEHGQGKQLLRLRSRPRFSAVGLMLVGGFALLSGAAAFDGAWAASALLALLALAGFLRAFLEAAAAAGQWKHLLKDDPRRMS from the coding sequence GTGCATCTGGAAGTTAGCATGCTCTATTCCGATTCCTCCTCTTCCTCGGCTCATCTAAACAGTGCTCCCCTCACGGTGCAGGGCAAGTTCTTCTCCCGAGCTTCGCAGAAAGTCTACCTGCGCGGCGTCACCTATGGCCCTTTGGGCGCAGCAGGACAGGAGTACGGCGACCGGCAGCGCGTGGAGGCGGACTTGGAGGCCATGCGCCGCAACCACGTCAACACGCTTCGCACCTATACTCTTCCGCCCCGCTGGCTCCTTGATCTGGCCCACCGGCAGGGTCTTCTGGTCTTGCTCGGCATCCCCTGGGAACAGCATGTCGCTTTTCTCGATACCTACTCGATGCGGCGCGCAATCCGGCGCCGGGTGGTGGCGGCGGTTGAGGAGTGGGCTGATCATCCTGCCGTGATGGGATTCACGCTGGGGAACGAGATTCCGGCTTCCATCGTGCGCTGGCACGGGGCAGGACGCGTGGAAGCCTTCCTCTACCGTCTCTACCGGCTGGCCAAGAGGGCGGCTCCTCACACCCTCTTGACCTACGTCAACTATCCCACCACCGAATACCTGCAACTCAACTTCCTCGACTTCGCGGCCTTCAACCTCTATCTGGAGCGCCAGGAAGACCTCCAGTCCTACCTGCCCCGTTTGCAGAACCTGGCCGGGCATTTGCCCTTCGTCATGGCCGAGGTGGGTTTGGACAGCCGCCGCAACGGCCTGAAGACGCAAGCCTCCGCCCTTCAGTGGCAGTTGCGCAGCATCTACGAGTCGGGCGCTGCCGGGGCCTTCGTCTTCTCCTGGACGGACCGCTGGCACCGGGGCGGGGAAGAGATCCTGGACTGGGAGTTCGGCCTGACCGACCGCCAGGGATGTCCCAAGCCCGCCTTGCAGAGCGTGGCCGAGTTTTTCGGCGAGGCCCCCTTTGGAGCACGCCGCTGGCCCTCCTTCTCGGTGCTGGTCTGCGTCTACAACGGCGCCCGCACCATCCGCCAGTGCATCAGGACGGTGCTGGAGCTGGACTATCCCGACTTCGAGCTGGTGGTGGTCGACGACGGTTCCGACGATCAGACGCCGCGCATCCTGCAGGTGTTGGCGGAGGAAGTTGGCGAGTCCCGTTTCCGGGTGTTCCGCACGCCCAACCGCGGACTCAGCGCCGCCCGCAACCTCGGCATGGAGGAAGCCCGCGGAGAGTACCTGGCCTACCTGGATGCCGACGCCTACCCCGATCCGCAATGGCTGCGCTACCTGGCCATCGATTTCACCCGCAACGGACGCGCCGCCCTGGGCGGACCCAACGTGCCTCCGCCCGAGGACGGATTCATCTCGCAGTGCGTGGCTCAGGCTCCCGGAGCACCGACCCACATCCTGCTCTCCGACGAAGAGGCCGAGCATGTACCCGGATGCAACATGGCCTTCCGCAAGAGGGCCTTGCAGGCCATCGGCGGATTCGACGTCCGCTTCAGGGTGGCGGGTGACGACGTGGACGTTTGCTGGCGCCTTCAGGAGGAGGGCTGGAGCATCGGATTCTCGCCTGCCGCCCTGGTTTGGCACCACTACCGCAGCGGACTGCGCGCCTACTGGCGCCAGCAGCGCGGTTACGGACGCGCCGAGACCCTGCTGGAGCAGAAGTGGCCCGAGAAGTACAACGACCTGGGCCAGATCATCTGGGACGGACGCATTTACAACGCCCCGCCGTCGCCGGGACGCTCGCGCATCTACCACGGCGTGTGGGGCAGCGAGCTCTTCCAGTCCATCTATCAGCCCAAGCCTTCCTCCTTGCAGTCCTTCCTGCTCACGCCCGAGTGGTACATGGTGGCCGGCTTGCTGGCCTTGCTGGGGGCACTGGCAGGACTCTGGCCGCCGCTGCTCTATGCCTTGCCCCTGCTGGCCGCCGGAACCCTCATCCCCCTCAGCGTGGCTCTGCGGGGAGCTTCTCGGCGGGCCCAGCGCCGCCATGACCTGCGCGGACTCAAGCGCTTGGCCTTCCTGCTCATGCTGGCCTTCCTGCATCTGCTGCAGCCGCTGGCCAGGCTGCGGGGACGCCTGGGACGCGGACTGCGTTTGTGGCCCCGCCGCCGCCTCCGGCTGGCATGGCCGCTGCCTCGCACCCATTGCCTCTGGAAAGAATCCTGGACGGCTCCCGAAACCTCCCTGCGCGAGCTTGAGGCGGCTCTCATGGAACGCGACGCCATCGTCAGGCGCGGAGGCGATTTCGACCGGTGGGACCTGGAAGTCCGCAACGGCGTCATCGGTTCGCTGCGCATCCACATGGCGGTCGAAGAGCACGGCCAGGGCAAGCAACTGCTGCGCCTGCGCTCGCGGCCCCGCTTCTCGGCAGTCGGACTCATGCTTGTGGGGGGATTCGCCTTGCTCAGCGGAGCGGCCGCCTTCGACGGGGCCTGGGCCGCATCGGCGCTGCTCGCCCTGCTGGCCCTGGCGGGGTTCCTGCGCGCCTTCCTGGAAGCCGCCGCCGCCGCAGGGCAATGGAAGCATTTGCTTAAAGACGACCCACGGAGGATGAGCTGA
- a CDS encoding glycosyltransferase family 4 protein, which produces MNPASRLDLQCLIASPEAPAFDRQSGDRRLYHLILLLREAGARVRFWAHDQREASPYLQRLQEQEIECFTGPEAAREALASPPDLVLTAFWKLTETLLPLVRARFPRCRVMADSVDLHLLRRSREALLGEGLLHPEDGINFISELNTYACCDGVLAVSEKEASLIGDLLGRRQGIHTVPDYEEPYADAPPLSQRRGLIFLGNHRHQPNCDAVSWLLEEIVPLLGESLLADHPLRILGHGTELPRARSRGGPIPPPFKLRNPNLVLPLGWVDDVKPLLASSRLSLAPLRFGAGTKRKVIESLLCGTPCVCTPVAAEGLGLEHEREVLIAGDAPAFAQAVKRLLQEDDLWRRLSESGREALQERHSPERARERLTAAVREVLSRPPQSARRARQARSRRDHWMKSQYQHLLLRLRLTASQELNGEARLAVISRGDDDMLGLGLEHVVHFPCDSSGRPLWHHPADSASAIELLQKQRQDGLTHLLIPSTAFWWLEHYGGFADWLESHARLLHYSPDTCRIYELTGPGEAA; this is translated from the coding sequence ATGAACCCGGCCTCTCGCCTTGACCTGCAATGCCTGATCGCGAGCCCTGAGGCGCCGGCCTTCGACCGCCAGAGCGGAGACCGCCGTCTTTATCATTTGATTCTGCTGCTGCGGGAGGCCGGCGCGCGGGTGCGTTTCTGGGCCCACGACCAGCGCGAGGCTTCTCCCTACTTGCAGCGTCTGCAAGAGCAGGAGATCGAGTGCTTCACCGGTCCTGAGGCCGCCCGAGAGGCTCTGGCCTCGCCGCCCGATTTGGTGCTGACGGCCTTCTGGAAGCTGACCGAGACGCTGTTGCCGCTGGTCCGTGCCCGCTTCCCCCGCTGCCGGGTGATGGCCGACAGCGTCGACTTGCACTTGCTGCGCCGCTCGCGAGAAGCCCTCTTGGGAGAGGGACTCCTGCACCCGGAGGACGGAATCAACTTCATCAGCGAACTCAACACCTATGCCTGTTGCGACGGGGTCTTGGCGGTATCGGAAAAGGAGGCCTCCCTGATCGGCGATTTGCTGGGCCGGCGTCAGGGGATTCACACCGTACCCGACTACGAGGAGCCCTACGCCGACGCGCCCCCTTTGTCGCAGCGCCGGGGACTGATTTTCCTGGGCAACCATCGCCACCAGCCCAACTGCGACGCCGTCTCCTGGCTGCTGGAAGAGATCGTCCCGCTATTGGGCGAGTCCCTTTTGGCTGACCACCCTCTACGCATCCTGGGCCACGGCACCGAGCTCCCCCGCGCCAGGTCCCGTGGCGGGCCTATTCCTCCCCCGTTCAAACTTCGAAATCCGAACCTCGTACTTCCCCTGGGTTGGGTCGACGACGTCAAGCCTCTGCTGGCCTCCTCCCGCCTCTCCCTGGCCCCCTTGCGCTTCGGGGCCGGGACCAAGCGCAAGGTCATCGAGTCCTTGCTCTGCGGCACGCCCTGCGTCTGTACTCCCGTGGCCGCCGAAGGACTCGGACTGGAGCATGAGCGCGAGGTGCTCATCGCCGGGGACGCCCCCGCTTTCGCTCAAGCCGTCAAACGCCTCCTGCAGGAGGACGACCTGTGGCGGCGGCTCAGCGAGTCCGGGCGGGAGGCTTTGCAGGAGCGGCATAGCCCTGAGCGCGCCCGTGAGCGTCTGACCGCCGCCGTCAGGGAGGTGCTTTCCCGTCCGCCTCAGTCCGCCCGGCGGGCCCGCCAGGCTCGGAGCCGCCGCGACCATTGGATGAAGAGCCAGTACCAGCACCTGCTGCTGCGCCTTCGCCTGACCGCTTCCCAGGAGTTGAACGGGGAAGCCCGCCTGGCGGTGATCAGCCGGGGAGACGACGACATGCTGGGATTGGGGCTGGAGCACGTCGTACATTTCCCTTGCGACTCCTCAGGACGGCCCCTCTGGCACCATCCCGCCGACAGCGCTTCGGCCATCGAGCTTCTGCAAAAGCAGCGGCAGGACGGCCTGACCCACCTGCTCATTCCTTCCACCGCCTTCTGGTGGCTGGAGCACTACGGCGGATTCGCCGACTGGCTGGAGAGCCATGCCCGCCTCCTTCACTATTCGCCCGACACCTGCCGCATCTATGAACTGACCGGCCCGGGAGAGGCTGCATGA
- a CDS encoding glycosyltransferase family 39 protein: MRLSVPARLMIFTALIYLPFLGQAFHIDDRIYLEVAEQIKRSPLFPYDYPVLFEGIWTQDAASHSHLPLNAYWIALVEVLTGSRSEWVLHLAFLPFPLLAVWGFYDIARRYLRFPAAAAALLVVSPAFLTLSHTLMADVPLLACWLGTLAFYLRLGEEGRGGGALWGCLACLLASAFLSLLSGGLLMLMVAWWFIARNKNLPRVSGRMLMVLLALPLTLWLLWYLRAWMHYDRLVLVNTVLHMEKRQIFQSRVFALKLLSFVLNLGAVFLFPPALVYAWARNWSARLTLLLFFLTPIPFALWMPDWSWQQVLLFSAFLSSGLLALTTLLSVPWRMPVCHPGFSRLSAEDFKPAAARDPSSSRLAAEAPDDDWQQSISLLAFLWFIGIAASILLLYYAGSVRYVLPAAPPLILLWIKYLECRVLHNDYLLRNLVWLGFALTLPYGMWISWGDYQFAEMYRQGAHRMVEIYSRSGRTTWFTGEWGLRYYLSSQGGRPLPRAAAGPQAGDILLKPYVASPWVTLYDSDEYLRFLTRHELQMPTRLRLIDYRSHAGFYSTGWGILPWSLGEEPWEWINVYEVKKSYQGPIPKQPSHF; encoded by the coding sequence GTGCGTCTATCGGTTCCAGCCCGCTTGATGATCTTCACCGCCCTGATTTATCTGCCCTTCCTGGGTCAGGCCTTCCACATCGACGACCGCATTTACCTGGAGGTGGCCGAGCAGATCAAGCGTTCGCCGCTCTTCCCCTACGACTATCCGGTTCTCTTTGAGGGCATTTGGACGCAAGACGCCGCCAGTCACAGTCACCTGCCGCTCAACGCCTACTGGATTGCGTTGGTGGAGGTGCTCACGGGCAGCCGCTCCGAGTGGGTCCTGCACCTGGCTTTTTTGCCCTTTCCGTTGCTGGCCGTGTGGGGCTTTTACGACATTGCCCGCCGCTACCTGCGCTTTCCGGCGGCGGCCGCTGCCCTGCTGGTCGTTTCGCCCGCCTTCCTGACGCTCAGCCACACGCTGATGGCCGACGTTCCCCTCCTGGCTTGCTGGCTGGGGACGCTGGCCTTTTACCTGCGGCTGGGAGAAGAGGGGCGGGGCGGAGGGGCCCTTTGGGGCTGTCTGGCCTGCCTTCTCGCTTCGGCGTTCCTCTCGCTGCTGAGCGGGGGACTGCTGATGCTGATGGTCGCCTGGTGGTTTATCGCCCGCAACAAGAATCTGCCGCGCGTCTCGGGACGCATGCTGATGGTGCTGCTGGCCCTGCCGCTGACCCTGTGGCTGCTCTGGTACCTGAGGGCCTGGATGCACTACGACCGGCTGGTGCTGGTCAACACGGTGCTGCACATGGAAAAGCGGCAGATCTTTCAGAGCCGCGTTTTCGCTCTCAAGCTGCTCAGTTTCGTTCTCAACCTGGGAGCGGTCTTTCTCTTTCCGCCCGCTCTGGTCTATGCCTGGGCACGCAACTGGAGCGCGCGGCTGACGCTGTTGCTTTTCTTTCTCACACCCATCCCCTTCGCGCTCTGGATGCCCGACTGGAGCTGGCAGCAGGTGCTGCTTTTCTCAGCTTTTCTGAGCAGCGGATTGCTGGCCCTGACGACGCTCCTCTCGGTGCCCTGGCGCATGCCGGTCTGCCATCCCGGCTTTTCCCGTCTTTCCGCCGAGGACTTCAAGCCGGCCGCCGCGCGCGATCCCTCTTCTTCGCGGCTGGCGGCCGAGGCGCCCGACGATGACTGGCAGCAGTCGATCTCACTGCTGGCGTTCTTGTGGTTCATCGGCATCGCCGCCTCGATTCTGCTGCTCTACTATGCGGGCTCGGTGCGCTACGTGCTGCCGGCGGCTCCCCCCTTGATCCTGCTCTGGATCAAGTACCTGGAATGCCGCGTCCTGCACAACGACTACCTGCTGCGCAACCTGGTGTGGCTGGGATTCGCGCTGACTTTGCCTTACGGGATGTGGATCTCCTGGGGCGACTACCAGTTCGCCGAGATGTACCGGCAGGGCGCCCACCGCATGGTCGAGATCTACTCGCGCAGCGGACGCACCACCTGGTTCACCGGCGAATGGGGACTGCGCTATTACCTCTCCAGCCAGGGCGGGCGTCCTCTGCCCCGGGCCGCGGCCGGTCCCCAAGCGGGGGACATCCTCCTCAAACCCTACGTGGCTTCCCCCTGGGTGACCCTCTACGACTCCGACGAATACCTTCGTTTCCTCACCCGCCACGAACTGCAAATGCCGACGCGGCTGCGCCTGATCGACTACCGCAGTCATGCCGGCTTCTACTCCACCGGCTGGGGCATCCTCCCCTGGAGTCTGGGAGAAGAGCCCTGGGAGTGGATCAACGTCTACGAGGTCAAAAAGTCCTACCAAGGTCCCATTCCCAAACAGCCCAGCCACTTCTAA